The following are encoded together in the Oreochromis niloticus isolate F11D_XX linkage group LG12, O_niloticus_UMD_NMBU, whole genome shotgun sequence genome:
- the chfr gene encoding E3 ubiquitin-protein ligase CHFR isoform X3, with product MALSVEPVMLSKAPRDATQEEPQPSTSASHFCIETAYTSGAMATTVSPVTGRFSTHALLKGQANDPTTTQEEETENLEPKSKRRKTDDDKSYELGVPCTSRPEVVSSSKPPAEGTKTDKMEESLTCVICQDLLHDCVSLQPCMHVFCAACYSGWMERSSLCPTCRCPVERIHKNHILNNLVEAYLIQHPEKCRSEDDLKSMDSRNKITQDMLQPKVERSFSDEEGSSDYLFELSDNDSDSSDISQPLVMCRQCPGYRSDVNQLLFASSSNYWFPGLPSLQPMPPPPNPVSEEVAAKASAEMPSTSSDNNNESPQEYRCPPQGCHLICTCCLQPMPDRRAELSNQQVIAQQCVLCQRPFCHMYWGCQRIGCQGCLARFSDLNLTDKCLDGVLNNNNYESEVLRNYLSSRGQSWKDLLKDSLQGLQQGNYLLTDCRISANTILCFCCGLRAFKELAYKYRQNIPSSELPATVTSRPDCYWGRNCRTQVKAHHAAKFNHICEQTRFKS from the exons ATGGCCCTCTCTGTAGAGCCTGTAATGCTCTCAAAGGCTCCTCGGGATGCAACTCAGGAGGAACCTCAACCCTCTACCTCTGCTTCACACTTCTGTATTGAGACTGCTTACACTTCTGGTGCCATGGCAACCACAGTCTCTCCTGTGACTGGTAGGTTCTCTACTCACGCACTTTTAAAAG GCCAAGCTAATGATCCAACCACTACACAGGaggaagagacagaaaaccTGGAGCCAAAAAGCAAGAGGAGGAAAACCGATGATG ATAAATCTTATGAATTAGGTGTGCCATGCACTTCAAGGCCAGAAGTGGTTAGTTCCTCAAAACCACCAGCAGAAGGGACTAAGACGGATAAGATGGAGGAAAGCTTGACATGCGTTATCTGCCAGGACCTGCTACATGACTGTGTCAG tttgCAGCCTTGCATGCATGTCTTCTGTGCGGCCTGCTATTCTGGCTGGATGGAACGCTCTTCCCTTTGCCCCACCTGCCGCTGCCCTGTGGAGAGGATTCATAAAAACCACATTCTCAACAACCTGGTAGAGGCCTACCTCATCCAGCATCCAG AAAAGTGTCGCAGTGAGGACGACCTGAAAAGCATGGACAGCCGTAACAAGATAACTCAGGACATGTTGCAGCCAAAAGTTGAGCGGTCTTTCTCTGATGAAGAGGGCAGTTCAGATTACCTCTTTGAGCTCTCTGATAATGACAGTGACTCCTCAGATATCAG TCAGCCTCTGGTGATGTGTAGACAGTGTCCTGGCTACAGGAGTGATGTGAACCAGCTCCTCTTTGCTTCGAGTTCAAACTACTGGTTCCCCGGTCTGCCAAGTCTACAGCCTATGCCTCCACCTCCCAACCCAGTTAGTGAGGAGGTGGCTGCAAAGGCCTCAGCAGAGATGCCCTCAACATCCTCGGATAATAATAATGAGT CTCCTCAGGAGTACCGCTGCCCCCCTCAGGGCTGCCATCTCATATGCACCTGCTGCCTCCAGCCAATGCCAGACAGACGGGCCGAGCTCAGCAACCAGCAGGTTATTGCTCAACAAT GTGTGCTGTGCCAGCGACCTTTCTGTCATATGTACTGGGGTTGCCAGAGGATCGGTTGTCAGGGCTGTCTGGCTCGATTCAGTG acctcaacctgactgacaAATGCCTGGATGGTGTGCTGAACAACAATAACTATGAATCAGAGGTCCTCCGG AACTACTTATCCTCCAGGGGGCAGTCTTGGAAAGATCTGCTGAAGGACTCTTTGCAGGGTTTACAGCAAGGAAACTACCTTCTGACAG ATTGTCGTATCTCTGCAAACACCATCCTGTGTTTCTGCTGTGGCCTGCGAGCCTTCAAGGAGCTGGCCTACAAATACAGACAGAACATCCCTTCATCTGAATTGCCAG CTACTGTAACGTCTCGTCCAGACTGTTACTGGGGACGTAACTGCCGTACGCAGGTGAAGGCGCATCATGCAGC GAAATTCAACCACATCTGTGAGCAGACACGTTTCAAGAGCTGA
- the si:dkey-112e17.1 gene encoding uncharacterized protein si:dkey-112e17.1 isoform X1, with protein sequence MSYVTSLGVHVCMTAYLLFVMGCVAQKVYFDCGARVDVVDVQGLILSPGFPYNYSSGTHCVWQFVVPIDYQLILEIFDFDVFESHDSESKFSAISKFDEEDSEDGATLAPGTLGADETSSVAKDPVVQSVGDGSKTQQSFQDGEVKQIVVQEQSTKMEITKVSNSAKRSADAASSLSLPPSSTLLLLPDAVPPGDKAINSASSYQLRGDANPSTNPTTVVDETTISSPHSTNTLGVSPETQQSVLDACPHDVLYISDLITFSSRFCGSNRPPSSQLVFGSSQEMVEVIMELITTTHWGRGFALLFHYQNLTEPQGDLRATAYTANKLDTLLAAVSGAAFFAMILTSAHCIIFRPKLCPKRASSCASSNSEVPEGVQNTVAEVSELQPIAENQANLETTIEHDNNNLPHTVTASGDVSQNADVDLSCSGLTELDLGADEVFIVSSGPNPSGLPPSPHTQRERFLRHSDTGPGPAGDWPSPLDSTTSPGSTSVKDGNGCARPRAWSVRTFQDFLPPLPQLHKKWCSWNSTSPFTKLVDSTPSSLVANCRGGDSRKVFSDVHLEGKADTSTASDSSISNASYPLTQPAQRQRRLNSTSNLRRSRFTGPCFGLLSATADLAKASGSSSSSEPVSRASSSPQCQIESGHAGKLRDFPGEGDHISVPVFAISEEEDRQPLVPAEHLEQTSASALLNGLVTGTCEGKAPVLGSTNLGSQRPRPEWRLWGSQVSGGVGSLSSSESNAINSSQPSLSVSTGLCSVTNQM encoded by the exons gtgtactttgactgtggtGCCAGGGTGGATGTGGTGGATGTCCAAGGCCTAATTCTATCTCCTGGCTTCCCATACAACTACTCCTCTGGGACACACTGCGTCTGGCAGTTTGTTGTACCTATTGATTACCAGCTTATTCTGGAGATATTTGactttgatgtttttgaaaGTCATGACTCAGAATCAAAGTTCTCTGCTATTTCTAAATTTGATGAAGAAGATTCAGAGGATGGGGCAACTCTCGCTCCTGGCACCTTAGGGGCAGATGAAACCTCGTCAGTGGCTAAAGATCCTGTGGTTCAGAGCGTAGGTGATGGCTCAAAGACTCAGCAATCCTTCCAAGATGGTGAGGTGAAGCAAATAGTTGTACAAGAACAGTCTACAAAAATGGAGATTACCAAAGTCTCAAATTCTGCCAAAAGATCTGCAGATGCTGCCTCTAGCCTATCTTTGCCACCTTCTTCCACTCTCCTCCTCCTACCTGATGCTGTGCCTCCTGGAGACAAAGCCATCAACTCTGCCTCCTCATATCAGCTAAGGGGAGATGCCAACCCTAGTACTAACCCGACCACAGTTGTGGATGAGAccaccatttcttcaccacacTCCACCAACACTCTAGGTGTAAGCCCTGAAACCCAGCAGTCTGTCCTTGACGCCTGCCCCCACGATGTCCTCTACATCTCAGACCTCATCACCTTCTCCTCTAGGTTTTGTGGGTCTAACCGGCCTCCTAGCAGCCAGCTGGTGTTCGGCTCAAGCCAGGAAATGGTGGAGGTCATCATGGAACTGATCACTACCACCCACTGGGGACGTGGTTTTGCTCTTCTATTCCACTACCAGAACCTGACCGAGCCACAAGGGGACCTCCGTGCCACAGCTTATACTGCCAATAAGCTAGACACTCTGCTGGCTGCAGTGAGTGGAGCTGCTTTCTTCGCTATGATACTTACAAGTGCCCACTGCATCATTTTCAG acCCAAACTGTGTCCAAAAAGGGCCAGCTCCTGCGCATCCAGCAACTCTGAG GTGCCGGAGGGAGTCCAGAACACCGTGGCTGAGGTCAGTGAGCTGCAGCCGATTGCTGAGAATCAGGCCAACCTGGAGACGACCATAGAGCATGACAACAACAACCTGCCACACACAG TCACTGCTAGTGGCGATGTATCTCAGAATGCAGATGTGGACCTCTCCTGCAGCGGTTTGACTGAGCTTGACCTTGGTGCAGATGAAGTTTTCATTGTGTCCTCAGGCCCTAACCCGAGTGGCCTACCCCCCTCACCTCACACG CAGCGGGAGCGGTTTCTGCGACACAGTGACACTGGTCCTGGTCCTGCGGGCGATTGGCCGTCACCACTAGACTCCACCACCTCACCTGGATCCACATCAGTCAAGGATGGCAACGGCTGTGCCAGACCGAGGGCGTGGAGTGTCCGCACCTTCCAGGACTTCCTCCCTCCGTTGCCGCAGCTTCATAAGAAGTGGTGCAGCTGGAACTCGACTAGTCCCTTCACCAAGCTGGTGGACAGC ACTCCATCCAGTTTGGTTGCTAACTGCAGAGGTGGCGACAGCAGGAAGGTTTTCTCTGACGTTCACCTGGAAGGCAAGGCAGATACCAGCACAGCCTCAGACTCATCCATCAGCAATGCCTCCTATCCCCTCACGCAGCCTGCCCAAAGGCAGCGGCGCCTCAACTCCACCAGCAACCTGCGACGTTCTCGGTTCACAGGGCCGTGTTTTGGCCTCCTCTCAGCGACAGCAGACCTGGCGAAGGCCTcgggctcctcctcctcctcagagcCCGTCTCTAGAGCCTCTTCCTCCCCTCAGTGTCAAATTGAGAGTGGCCATGCTGGCAAGCTTCGAGATTTCCCAGGCGAGGGTGATCACATCAGCGTGCCCGTGTTTGCCATCTCCGAGGAGGAGGACCGGCAGCCTCTGGTCCCAGCCGAACACCTGGAGCAGACCTCCGCATCTGCTTTGCTCAACGGGCTGGTTACAGGGACATGCGAAGGTAAGGCGCCTGTTCTAGGAAGCACCAACCTCGGCTCCCAAAGGCCCAGACCAGAGTGGAGGCTTTGGGGAAGCCAGGTGTCAGGAGGGGTtggttcactctcttccagcgAGTCAAACGCCATCAACAGCAGCCAGCCATCTCTCAGTGTGTCCACAGGGCTGTGCAGTGTGACCAACCAGATGTGA
- the chfr gene encoding E3 ubiquitin-protein ligase CHFR isoform X2 produces the protein MDSRRGRAWGKLVKVDSSETVLLFSSECTVGRKKGCYLSFPANKLVSGEHCKIVKDESSGLVWLEDMSTNGTVINMSKLVKKQTHMLQNGDVIYFVYRKSEPEQNIAYVYHSIKMDQTASQHNYGSEMALSVEPVMLSKAPRDATQEEPQPSTSASHFCIETAYTSGAMATTVSPVTGQANDPTTTQEEETENLEPKSKRRKTDDDKSYELGVPCTSRPEVVSSSKPPAEGTKTDKMEESLTCVICQDLLHDCVSLQPCMHVFCAACYSGWMERSSLCPTCRCPVERIHKNHILNNLVEAYLIQHPEKCRSEDDLKSMDSRNKITQDMLQPKVERSFSDEEGSSDYLFELSDNDSDSSDISQPLVMCRQCPGYRSDVNQLLFASSSNYWFPGLPSLQPMPPPPNPVSEEVAAKASAEMPSTSSDNNNESPQEYRCPPQGCHLICTCCLQPMPDRRAELSNQQVIAQQCVLCQRPFCHMYWGCQRIGCQGCLARFSDLNLTDKCLDGVLNNNNYESEVLRNYLSSRGQSWKDLLKDSLQGLQQGNYLLTDCRISANTILCFCCGLRAFKELAYKYRQNIPSSELPATVTSRPDCYWGRNCRTQVKAHHAAKFNHICEQTRFKS, from the exons ATGGACAGTAGGAGAGGGCGAGCGTGGGGGAAGCTTGTCAAAGTGGACTCCAGTGAAACTGTTCTGCTGTTCAGCAGTGAATGCACGGTTGGCAGAAAAAAAG gaTGTTATCTTTCCTTTCCAGCGAATAAACTTGTCTCAGGGGAGCACTGCAAGATTGTGAAAGATGAAAGCTCAGGGCTGGTGTGGCTTGAAGACATGAG CACTAATGGCACAGTGATCAACATGTCCAAACTGGTCAAGAAACAAACTCACATGCTGCAGAATGGCGACGTCATCTACTTTGTGTACAGGAAAAGTGAACCTGAACAAA ACATCGCCTATGTTTACCACTCCATCAAAATGGATCAAACTGCTTCACAACACAATTATG gTTCAGAGATGGCCCTCTCTGTAGAGCCTGTAATGCTCTCAAAGGCTCCTCGGGATGCAACTCAGGAGGAACCTCAACCCTCTACCTCTGCTTCACACTTCTGTATTGAGACTGCTTACACTTCTGGTGCCATGGCAACCACAGTCTCTCCTGTGACTG GCCAAGCTAATGATCCAACCACTACACAGGaggaagagacagaaaaccTGGAGCCAAAAAGCAAGAGGAGGAAAACCGATGATG ATAAATCTTATGAATTAGGTGTGCCATGCACTTCAAGGCCAGAAGTGGTTAGTTCCTCAAAACCACCAGCAGAAGGGACTAAGACGGATAAGATGGAGGAAAGCTTGACATGCGTTATCTGCCAGGACCTGCTACATGACTGTGTCAG tttgCAGCCTTGCATGCATGTCTTCTGTGCGGCCTGCTATTCTGGCTGGATGGAACGCTCTTCCCTTTGCCCCACCTGCCGCTGCCCTGTGGAGAGGATTCATAAAAACCACATTCTCAACAACCTGGTAGAGGCCTACCTCATCCAGCATCCAG AAAAGTGTCGCAGTGAGGACGACCTGAAAAGCATGGACAGCCGTAACAAGATAACTCAGGACATGTTGCAGCCAAAAGTTGAGCGGTCTTTCTCTGATGAAGAGGGCAGTTCAGATTACCTCTTTGAGCTCTCTGATAATGACAGTGACTCCTCAGATATCAG TCAGCCTCTGGTGATGTGTAGACAGTGTCCTGGCTACAGGAGTGATGTGAACCAGCTCCTCTTTGCTTCGAGTTCAAACTACTGGTTCCCCGGTCTGCCAAGTCTACAGCCTATGCCTCCACCTCCCAACCCAGTTAGTGAGGAGGTGGCTGCAAAGGCCTCAGCAGAGATGCCCTCAACATCCTCGGATAATAATAATGAGT CTCCTCAGGAGTACCGCTGCCCCCCTCAGGGCTGCCATCTCATATGCACCTGCTGCCTCCAGCCAATGCCAGACAGACGGGCCGAGCTCAGCAACCAGCAGGTTATTGCTCAACAAT GTGTGCTGTGCCAGCGACCTTTCTGTCATATGTACTGGGGTTGCCAGAGGATCGGTTGTCAGGGCTGTCTGGCTCGATTCAGTG acctcaacctgactgacaAATGCCTGGATGGTGTGCTGAACAACAATAACTATGAATCAGAGGTCCTCCGG AACTACTTATCCTCCAGGGGGCAGTCTTGGAAAGATCTGCTGAAGGACTCTTTGCAGGGTTTACAGCAAGGAAACTACCTTCTGACAG ATTGTCGTATCTCTGCAAACACCATCCTGTGTTTCTGCTGTGGCCTGCGAGCCTTCAAGGAGCTGGCCTACAAATACAGACAGAACATCCCTTCATCTGAATTGCCAG CTACTGTAACGTCTCGTCCAGACTGTTACTGGGGACGTAACTGCCGTACGCAGGTGAAGGCGCATCATGCAGC GAAATTCAACCACATCTGTGAGCAGACACGTTTCAAGAGCTGA
- the si:dkey-112e17.1 gene encoding uncharacterized protein si:dkey-112e17.1 isoform X2: MSYVTSLGVHVCMTAYLLFVMGCVAQKVYFDCGARVDVVDVQGLILSPGFPYNYSSGTHCVWQFVVPIDYQLILEIFDFDVFESHDSESKFSAISKFDEEDSEDGATLAPGTLGADETSSVAKDPVVQSVGDGSKTQQSFQDGEVKQIVVQEQSTKMEITKVSNSAKRSADAASSLSLPPSSTLLLLPDAVPPGDKAINSASSYQLRGDANPSTNPTTVVDETTISSPHSTNTLGVSPETQQSVLDACPHDVLYISDLITFSSRFCGSNRPPSSQLVFGSSQEMVEVIMELITTTHWGRGFALLFHYQNLTEPQGDLRATAYTANKLDTLLAAVSGAAFFAMILTSAHCIIFRPKLCPKRASSCASSNSEVPEGVQNTVAEVSELQPIAENQANLETTIEHDNNNLPHTVTASGDVSQNADVDLSCSGLTELDLGADEVFIVSSGPNPSGLPPSPHTRERFLRHSDTGPGPAGDWPSPLDSTTSPGSTSVKDGNGCARPRAWSVRTFQDFLPPLPQLHKKWCSWNSTSPFTKLVDSTPSSLVANCRGGDSRKVFSDVHLEGKADTSTASDSSISNASYPLTQPAQRQRRLNSTSNLRRSRFTGPCFGLLSATADLAKASGSSSSSEPVSRASSSPQCQIESGHAGKLRDFPGEGDHISVPVFAISEEEDRQPLVPAEHLEQTSASALLNGLVTGTCEGKAPVLGSTNLGSQRPRPEWRLWGSQVSGGVGSLSSSESNAINSSQPSLSVSTGLCSVTNQM, from the exons gtgtactttgactgtggtGCCAGGGTGGATGTGGTGGATGTCCAAGGCCTAATTCTATCTCCTGGCTTCCCATACAACTACTCCTCTGGGACACACTGCGTCTGGCAGTTTGTTGTACCTATTGATTACCAGCTTATTCTGGAGATATTTGactttgatgtttttgaaaGTCATGACTCAGAATCAAAGTTCTCTGCTATTTCTAAATTTGATGAAGAAGATTCAGAGGATGGGGCAACTCTCGCTCCTGGCACCTTAGGGGCAGATGAAACCTCGTCAGTGGCTAAAGATCCTGTGGTTCAGAGCGTAGGTGATGGCTCAAAGACTCAGCAATCCTTCCAAGATGGTGAGGTGAAGCAAATAGTTGTACAAGAACAGTCTACAAAAATGGAGATTACCAAAGTCTCAAATTCTGCCAAAAGATCTGCAGATGCTGCCTCTAGCCTATCTTTGCCACCTTCTTCCACTCTCCTCCTCCTACCTGATGCTGTGCCTCCTGGAGACAAAGCCATCAACTCTGCCTCCTCATATCAGCTAAGGGGAGATGCCAACCCTAGTACTAACCCGACCACAGTTGTGGATGAGAccaccatttcttcaccacacTCCACCAACACTCTAGGTGTAAGCCCTGAAACCCAGCAGTCTGTCCTTGACGCCTGCCCCCACGATGTCCTCTACATCTCAGACCTCATCACCTTCTCCTCTAGGTTTTGTGGGTCTAACCGGCCTCCTAGCAGCCAGCTGGTGTTCGGCTCAAGCCAGGAAATGGTGGAGGTCATCATGGAACTGATCACTACCACCCACTGGGGACGTGGTTTTGCTCTTCTATTCCACTACCAGAACCTGACCGAGCCACAAGGGGACCTCCGTGCCACAGCTTATACTGCCAATAAGCTAGACACTCTGCTGGCTGCAGTGAGTGGAGCTGCTTTCTTCGCTATGATACTTACAAGTGCCCACTGCATCATTTTCAG acCCAAACTGTGTCCAAAAAGGGCCAGCTCCTGCGCATCCAGCAACTCTGAG GTGCCGGAGGGAGTCCAGAACACCGTGGCTGAGGTCAGTGAGCTGCAGCCGATTGCTGAGAATCAGGCCAACCTGGAGACGACCATAGAGCATGACAACAACAACCTGCCACACACAG TCACTGCTAGTGGCGATGTATCTCAGAATGCAGATGTGGACCTCTCCTGCAGCGGTTTGACTGAGCTTGACCTTGGTGCAGATGAAGTTTTCATTGTGTCCTCAGGCCCTAACCCGAGTGGCCTACCCCCCTCACCTCACACG CGGGAGCGGTTTCTGCGACACAGTGACACTGGTCCTGGTCCTGCGGGCGATTGGCCGTCACCACTAGACTCCACCACCTCACCTGGATCCACATCAGTCAAGGATGGCAACGGCTGTGCCAGACCGAGGGCGTGGAGTGTCCGCACCTTCCAGGACTTCCTCCCTCCGTTGCCGCAGCTTCATAAGAAGTGGTGCAGCTGGAACTCGACTAGTCCCTTCACCAAGCTGGTGGACAGC ACTCCATCCAGTTTGGTTGCTAACTGCAGAGGTGGCGACAGCAGGAAGGTTTTCTCTGACGTTCACCTGGAAGGCAAGGCAGATACCAGCACAGCCTCAGACTCATCCATCAGCAATGCCTCCTATCCCCTCACGCAGCCTGCCCAAAGGCAGCGGCGCCTCAACTCCACCAGCAACCTGCGACGTTCTCGGTTCACAGGGCCGTGTTTTGGCCTCCTCTCAGCGACAGCAGACCTGGCGAAGGCCTcgggctcctcctcctcctcagagcCCGTCTCTAGAGCCTCTTCCTCCCCTCAGTGTCAAATTGAGAGTGGCCATGCTGGCAAGCTTCGAGATTTCCCAGGCGAGGGTGATCACATCAGCGTGCCCGTGTTTGCCATCTCCGAGGAGGAGGACCGGCAGCCTCTGGTCCCAGCCGAACACCTGGAGCAGACCTCCGCATCTGCTTTGCTCAACGGGCTGGTTACAGGGACATGCGAAGGTAAGGCGCCTGTTCTAGGAAGCACCAACCTCGGCTCCCAAAGGCCCAGACCAGAGTGGAGGCTTTGGGGAAGCCAGGTGTCAGGAGGGGTtggttcactctcttccagcgAGTCAAACGCCATCAACAGCAGCCAGCCATCTCTCAGTGTGTCCACAGGGCTGTGCAGTGTGACCAACCAGATGTGA
- the chfr gene encoding E3 ubiquitin-protein ligase CHFR isoform X1 gives MDSRRGRAWGKLVKVDSSETVLLFSSECTVGRKKGCYLSFPANKLVSGEHCKIVKDESSGLVWLEDMSTNGTVINMSKLVKKQTHMLQNGDVIYFVYRKSEPEQNIAYVYHSIKMDQTASQHNYGSEMALSVEPVMLSKAPRDATQEEPQPSTSASHFCIETAYTSGAMATTVSPVTGRFSTHALLKGQANDPTTTQEEETENLEPKSKRRKTDDDKSYELGVPCTSRPEVVSSSKPPAEGTKTDKMEESLTCVICQDLLHDCVSLQPCMHVFCAACYSGWMERSSLCPTCRCPVERIHKNHILNNLVEAYLIQHPEKCRSEDDLKSMDSRNKITQDMLQPKVERSFSDEEGSSDYLFELSDNDSDSSDISQPLVMCRQCPGYRSDVNQLLFASSSNYWFPGLPSLQPMPPPPNPVSEEVAAKASAEMPSTSSDNNNESPQEYRCPPQGCHLICTCCLQPMPDRRAELSNQQVIAQQCVLCQRPFCHMYWGCQRIGCQGCLARFSDLNLTDKCLDGVLNNNNYESEVLRNYLSSRGQSWKDLLKDSLQGLQQGNYLLTDCRISANTILCFCCGLRAFKELAYKYRQNIPSSELPATVTSRPDCYWGRNCRTQVKAHHAAKFNHICEQTRFKS, from the exons ATGGACAGTAGGAGAGGGCGAGCGTGGGGGAAGCTTGTCAAAGTGGACTCCAGTGAAACTGTTCTGCTGTTCAGCAGTGAATGCACGGTTGGCAGAAAAAAAG gaTGTTATCTTTCCTTTCCAGCGAATAAACTTGTCTCAGGGGAGCACTGCAAGATTGTGAAAGATGAAAGCTCAGGGCTGGTGTGGCTTGAAGACATGAG CACTAATGGCACAGTGATCAACATGTCCAAACTGGTCAAGAAACAAACTCACATGCTGCAGAATGGCGACGTCATCTACTTTGTGTACAGGAAAAGTGAACCTGAACAAA ACATCGCCTATGTTTACCACTCCATCAAAATGGATCAAACTGCTTCACAACACAATTATG gTTCAGAGATGGCCCTCTCTGTAGAGCCTGTAATGCTCTCAAAGGCTCCTCGGGATGCAACTCAGGAGGAACCTCAACCCTCTACCTCTGCTTCACACTTCTGTATTGAGACTGCTTACACTTCTGGTGCCATGGCAACCACAGTCTCTCCTGTGACTGGTAGGTTCTCTACTCACGCACTTTTAAAAG GCCAAGCTAATGATCCAACCACTACACAGGaggaagagacagaaaaccTGGAGCCAAAAAGCAAGAGGAGGAAAACCGATGATG ATAAATCTTATGAATTAGGTGTGCCATGCACTTCAAGGCCAGAAGTGGTTAGTTCCTCAAAACCACCAGCAGAAGGGACTAAGACGGATAAGATGGAGGAAAGCTTGACATGCGTTATCTGCCAGGACCTGCTACATGACTGTGTCAG tttgCAGCCTTGCATGCATGTCTTCTGTGCGGCCTGCTATTCTGGCTGGATGGAACGCTCTTCCCTTTGCCCCACCTGCCGCTGCCCTGTGGAGAGGATTCATAAAAACCACATTCTCAACAACCTGGTAGAGGCCTACCTCATCCAGCATCCAG AAAAGTGTCGCAGTGAGGACGACCTGAAAAGCATGGACAGCCGTAACAAGATAACTCAGGACATGTTGCAGCCAAAAGTTGAGCGGTCTTTCTCTGATGAAGAGGGCAGTTCAGATTACCTCTTTGAGCTCTCTGATAATGACAGTGACTCCTCAGATATCAG TCAGCCTCTGGTGATGTGTAGACAGTGTCCTGGCTACAGGAGTGATGTGAACCAGCTCCTCTTTGCTTCGAGTTCAAACTACTGGTTCCCCGGTCTGCCAAGTCTACAGCCTATGCCTCCACCTCCCAACCCAGTTAGTGAGGAGGTGGCTGCAAAGGCCTCAGCAGAGATGCCCTCAACATCCTCGGATAATAATAATGAGT CTCCTCAGGAGTACCGCTGCCCCCCTCAGGGCTGCCATCTCATATGCACCTGCTGCCTCCAGCCAATGCCAGACAGACGGGCCGAGCTCAGCAACCAGCAGGTTATTGCTCAACAAT GTGTGCTGTGCCAGCGACCTTTCTGTCATATGTACTGGGGTTGCCAGAGGATCGGTTGTCAGGGCTGTCTGGCTCGATTCAGTG acctcaacctgactgacaAATGCCTGGATGGTGTGCTGAACAACAATAACTATGAATCAGAGGTCCTCCGG AACTACTTATCCTCCAGGGGGCAGTCTTGGAAAGATCTGCTGAAGGACTCTTTGCAGGGTTTACAGCAAGGAAACTACCTTCTGACAG ATTGTCGTATCTCTGCAAACACCATCCTGTGTTTCTGCTGTGGCCTGCGAGCCTTCAAGGAGCTGGCCTACAAATACAGACAGAACATCCCTTCATCTGAATTGCCAG CTACTGTAACGTCTCGTCCAGACTGTTACTGGGGACGTAACTGCCGTACGCAGGTGAAGGCGCATCATGCAGC GAAATTCAACCACATCTGTGAGCAGACACGTTTCAAGAGCTGA